The genomic stretch TGCCACGCAAAGTCGAGCGGACTTTTTTGCTTAAGCGATTTTACACCGTAGGCTTTTTCCATCTGATCAGAAAACCGAGCTAATTTTTGGGCTATTTTCAGTGCTTGCTCAGAAACTCTTACCAAATGTTCATCCAGCTGCTGCTTCAACATGCCTTTATCCGTATTGGCAAATAATTTTTGTTCACAACTCCAGGTTTTATCGGCTGCAAGCGATGATATGTAATGGTCACTTAACATCAAACATAAACGCGCATAAAGTACAACCAGCCGCAAAGCCCCGCTATTGAGCACTTTAAGAACATTTTCCTTTTCAGCAGCAAGCCGCCCTGCCCACTTTTTCCCTTGCTTGGCTAAAGCAGTAGAATTCTTCAACAAACCAAATTTGAATTCAAAACACTTATTCACGCTCGAGGCAAAATCGCCGCCATAATCATTTTTATAACCCCAAGTTTCACTGATCGATTTAAGCACCGAACTAAAATCATTTCTTTTCGTACCAGCGTACCCATTCCTTTCACTTTGCTCATACAGAGCCGGAAGCCGGTGATGGGATAAAATCAGCCAGGCAATGATTTGGGCTACAGGTGGCAACTGCATGAAAAATTCACCTTGTTGATTTTGAACAATATTTACGAGTTTAGCTTCGTCGAAGGACCAATGATGCAACAAACCCAGCCAGGCAGCATCATCTGATCGATCACCCGAATGAACAACCAACGCCTGCAATATGGCACACGAAATCCATTCATGTCTTAGAGGGTCACCCATTTTACTCTTCGACACCAATTTTTCCTGAAATAACACCGATGACTTTCCCCAATCATGCAAAAGCGCTGCAACTGCCGTTAGAGCCTTGATTTGGGGAAGATATTCCCAATCATTTTCCCATTCATTATGCTGAATATTACTTTGTGTTGTATTTACCGGAACGATCCCGTCCTGATTGAACTTATTTCTATTCCCCACAATCCAGACCAGCTCGCTCCTGATGCGCGAGCGAATCCAGTGACATGCAACAGCAGTGTTTTTGGTCGCACCTTTGCGCAATAAGCTTTTCACCATCGCTAAGCCTTCTGCAGTTATCACCGTTTGCCAGGTGCTGTCGCCAATTCTGTCGGCAAACGCGTCCAGGACTCGCCGGGTTGATTTAAGAGCCTTTTTTTCGCAACGACTGACAAATACCACCATCATAACTCTTTACCGACGCCTGCTGCAGCAAGACTGTGCATTTTTAACTCTTCAAACATAAAGTCTAACGCTTTGTGTTCAATAAACTTTTGTAAACATATTTGCCTAAACTCCTGGTCGGAGGTTTTATCTTTTGCACATACAAACGCCCAAGGTAACACAATGGCATCTTTAATTAAATCAGCAACGTCAAAAACCAGCGCCCCTCTGCGGGTTTTTCCATGCATAACGGCAAATCCATGGGGTATACCTAACACCCACAGCGCAGTGGCCGCTAAACCATATGCTAAATAATTTCCATGATTAAGAAACGTATTTGCTAAATCACCACCGTCATGATCACGTGAAAAAGCTCCAATCTTTGCAATATTTACCGAGTATTTATAAAGTTGTTTTGTCAACTGGGCTTCACAACTAAGTAAGTCTCGAACATGTTGGGATATGACAATTTTATGAGCAAAAATATTTAGTGCTTTTTCTACTGCCTGATCATCACTGTAAAAATTCTCACTTTTCAAGTCTTTATCCCTATCCCAGACTCGTTTCAAGTAGTAGACCCTTG from Sporomusaceae bacterium FL31 encodes the following:
- the cas1 gene encoding CRISPR-associated endonuclease Cas1; amino-acid sequence: MKVGFSPSDVKAILHSKRANIYYLEKCRVMQKDGRVLYLTEGKNENQYWNIPIANTTVILLGTGTSVTQAAMRMLASAGVLVGFCGGGSTPLFSGSEVEWLTPQSEYRPTEYVQGWLSFWFQEEKRLDVAKAFQKARVYYLKRVWDRDKDLKSENFYSDDQAVEKALNIFAHKIVISQHVRDLLSCEAQLTKQLYKYSVNIAKIGAFSRDHDGGDLANTFLNHGNYLAYGLAATALWVLGIPHGFAVMHGKTRRGALVFDVADLIKDAIVLPWAFVCAKDKTSDQEFRQICLQKFIEHKALDFMFEELKMHSLAAAGVGKEL